GCGCTTACATTATGTACAAGAGCCAGGTGCTCACGGAAGGTTCTTCGCAACACTTGGCCGAAGACCCTGAAGCACGTCGCATATATCTCGGTGATTCTTTCCGCTTGGATTAGGAGTTATTATGAATCTTGGAATGCAGGCAAATATTGGACAGACGCAGGAGCAGACTCTATCTCCTGCGCTTCTCCAGTCTGTGAAGATGCTTCAGAAAACTTCGCAGGAACTGGAAACCGCCATCAAGGAAGAAGTCGAAGTCAACCCGCTCTTGGAAGTGGACGATGGCGACTTTGACGATCAGGAAGTTCCCGTCGACAAGGACCCCGAAGAACTCGACCCGAGAGCAAACGATTCCGATGAAATTCCCGATGATATCGAGGACAAGGCTCGCGGTTCTTTGGACGATACCGCCGATGTCGATAGCAGTTACCTCGATGGGGAATCTTCGGATGTGAACTGGGATAGCTATTTGGGTGATGGCACATCGTACGATGACGCTCCTTTTAACGATTTGAATTCTGGCGGGAAGGACCCGGACGAAGATTGGGACCGCCCGATCAAGGACGTGGGCAAGAGCTTGCAGGAACAGCTCGAAGACCAGCTCCGACTTTGGAACGGCACCCGTGAATTGCAGGAACAGTTGCAAGAAAACGGTGTGACTGAAGAACATTTTCGCAAGCTGGTCCAGTACCTCATCAACTCCATTAACGACGATGGATTCCTTTGCGATGCCAACCGCGACAATGAATCTGAAGCGATGGTTGTCCAGTCGGACGACAAGTACATCGACGAGATTGAACGCATGCTCCGCGGGGAACTCAAGCTCGAAGACGCAAGCCTCCCGGTGCGCGAAGCCGTTCACGTTTTGCAGTCCTTCAAGCCGAGCGGCATTGGTGCCCGCGACCAGCGTGAATGCTTCCTCATCCAGGCGTACGCGATTCCAAATTTTCCGAGCCTTGCTATCCGCATTCTCGAAGAAGAATACGAGAATCTTTTGCAGCTCCGCTATGCAAAAATTGCAAAGGCGTTGAACGTTTCCGCCGACGAAGTCAAGACGGCTGTCGCAAGCCTCTCGCGTTTGCGCCCGCATCCGGGCTTCCAGCTTTCGCATTCGTATTCGCACATTATCAATGCGGATTTGAAGGTTGTCGAAAAGAAGGGCAATTACGAAGTCGTCTGCTTTAAGACCAAGATGCAGAAGTCGCTTCGCATCAACCAAACGTACAAGGCGATTCTTACGGACCCGTCTGCATCGAAGCAGGACAAGGAATATGTGAAGGCGCAGCTAGCGAAGGCGACGGACCTCATCAAGGCGGTCGATAACCGCTTCTCGACGATTGAGCTTGTGATGCGCTCGATTGTCAAACGCCAGCGCGGGTTCTTCGAAAACGGCCCCGCATTCCTCAAGCCGATGATCCTCCAGGATGTGGCCGATGATGTTCATTTAGCTGTGAGCACGGTGCAGCGTGCGACCGACAAAAAGTACGTGGAAACGCCTTACGGCATCTACGAACTTAAACAATTCTTTACATCGGGTGTGAAGCAGGGCACAGCTCCGGATGCCGAAGAAGTGGGCTCCGCGCAGATTATCGATGCCATCAAGACGCTCATTGACGAAGAGGACAAGTCCTCTCCGCTCTCCGACCAGGACATCAGCGACGAACTTTTGAAGCAGGGAATCAAGGTGGCTCGCCGTACAGTCGCCAAATACCGCGAAAAAGAACTCAAAATTTTGCCCAAGAACCAAAGAAAACGCTAAAAAATCATGATTTTGGGCTATTTGTCATAGCAAATATTCCAAGATGGAACGATTTTTTTTGCAAAATCCAATTTAGTTGTGGATTTTTGAAATAAAAAGATGTATATACTTTAATTGCGGAACGGA
This is a stretch of genomic DNA from Fibrobacter sp. UBA4297. It encodes these proteins:
- the rpoN gene encoding RNA polymerase factor sigma-54; translated protein: MNLGMQANIGQTQEQTLSPALLQSVKMLQKTSQELETAIKEEVEVNPLLEVDDGDFDDQEVPVDKDPEELDPRANDSDEIPDDIEDKARGSLDDTADVDSSYLDGESSDVNWDSYLGDGTSYDDAPFNDLNSGGKDPDEDWDRPIKDVGKSLQEQLEDQLRLWNGTRELQEQLQENGVTEEHFRKLVQYLINSINDDGFLCDANRDNESEAMVVQSDDKYIDEIERMLRGELKLEDASLPVREAVHVLQSFKPSGIGARDQRECFLIQAYAIPNFPSLAIRILEEEYENLLQLRYAKIAKALNVSADEVKTAVASLSRLRPHPGFQLSHSYSHIINADLKVVEKKGNYEVVCFKTKMQKSLRINQTYKAILTDPSASKQDKEYVKAQLAKATDLIKAVDNRFSTIELVMRSIVKRQRGFFENGPAFLKPMILQDVADDVHLAVSTVQRATDKKYVETPYGIYELKQFFTSGVKQGTAPDAEEVGSAQIIDAIKTLIDEEDKSSPLSDQDISDELLKQGIKVARRTVAKYREKELKILPKNQRKR